In a genomic window of Rhinolophus ferrumequinum isolate MPI-CBG mRhiFer1 chromosome 2, mRhiFer1_v1.p, whole genome shotgun sequence:
- the MUC20 gene encoding mucin-20 isoform X3 codes for MGSLCGLALTLFFCCWEAGASRSSAGSDLSEAIFDTLSTDDSSEEAKRIPSDTWTLACTSTETRALALERNSVPPIITSQTLDPDITAIPKALVAYTITDIEITNCSVIEMETTAIIPRTSDIDHSPTGGKTSSNPETSVLPDFTEAEPHLTRTTTSSETVSTASVTESTRPDTTVETLLTANITTVGETTAAKATTPSGTLVTVSINPLEETSALSVETTSHTQVSGGVTISTGAGSTVSKATSPAGSSATVYNLSEVGTIKHFTPSETSATESTTSGPVPISRSPLSSVHLTVVNSSQETDITLAKTTASAKTSTAASMAGGKPPTAMPTTVRKRWPTEVTAGGEGGFLLLRLGVASPEDLTDPRVAERLMHQLRHELQAHMPPIQVSLLRVRRD; via the exons GTAGTGATCTCTCGGAAGCCATCTTTGACACTCTTTCTACTGATGACAGCTCTGAAGAGGCAAAAAGGATCCCAAGTGACACCTGGACATTGGCTTGCACCTCCACAGAAACCAGGGCCCTGGCCTTGGAGAGGAACTCAGTTCCACCCATCATCACCTCTCAAACCCTGGATCCTGATATCACTGCTATTCCTAAGGCCTTGGTTGCCTACACCATCACCGACATTGAGATTACCAATTGCAGCGttatagaaatggaaacaactgcCATCATCCCTAGGACCTCAGACATAGATCACAGCCCCACAGGAGGAAAGACCTCATCCAACCCTGAGACGTCAGTTTTGCCTGACTTCACTGAAGCAGAACCACACCTCACCAGGACCACAACCTCTTCTGAGACCGTGTCAACAGCCAGTGTCACAGAATCCACCAGACCTGATACCACAGTTGAGACCCTACTCACTGCCAATATTACCACAGTAGGGGAAACAACGGCAGCCAAGGCCACAACCCCCAGTGGAACTTTGGTGACAGTCAGCATAAACCCCTTGGAAGAAACCTCAGCCCTCTCTGTTGAGACAACAAGCCACACCCAGGTCTCAGGAGGAGTTACAATCTCCACAGGGGCTGGATCAACAGTGAGCAAGGCAACTTCCCCTGCTGGGTCCTCAGCTACTGTCTACAACCTCTCTGAAGTAGGCACCATCAAGCACTTCACCCCCTCAGAGACTTCTGCCACAGAGAGCACAACCAGTGGGCCTGTCCCCATCAGCAGGAGCCCTCTCTCTTCTGTCCATCTGACCGTGGTCAACAGCAGCCAAGAAACAGACATCACTTTAGCCAAGACCACAGCCTCAGCAAAGACCTCGACGGCAGCCAGCATGGCCGGAGGGAAGCCCCCAACAGCCATGCCGACCACTGTGAGGAAAAGGTGGCCCACAGAAGTTACTGCAG gtggggagggaggcttcCTCCTCCTGCGACTGGGTGTGGCCTCCCCAGAAGACCTCACTGACCCCAGAGTCGCAGAGAGGCTGATGCACCAG CTCCGCCATGAACTGCAGGCGCATATGCCTCCCATCCAAGTGTCCCTGCTGCGTGTCAGGAGAGACTAA
- the MUC20 gene encoding mucin-20 isoform X2 encodes MNHTEVTAVTLGVNTSSEGNAQAPDLIETPVPSHILWETQTLGTQTSDRTSVPVGTIQEAETRETKTKIPVTETRALTKITPSKFMAVITTPRETSATSDSPSGTGMTTVETLIGSDLSEAIFDTLSTDDSSEEAKRIPSDTWTLACTSTETRALALERNSVPPIITSQTLDPDITAIPKALVAYTITDIEITNCSVIEMETTAIIPRTSDIDHSPTGGKTSSNPETSVLPDFTEAEPHLTRTTTSSETVSTASVTESTRPDTTVETLLTANITTVGETTAAKATTPSGTLVTVSINPLEETSALSVETTSHTQVSGGVTISTGAGSTVSKATSPAGSSATVYNLSEVGTIKHFTPSETSATESTTSGPVPISRSPLSSVHLTVVNSSQETDITLAKTTASAKTSTAASMAGGKPPTAMPTTVRKRWPTEVTAGGEGGFLLLRLGVASPEDLTDPRVAERLMHQLRHELQAHMPPIQVSLLRVRRD; translated from the exons ATGAACCACACAGAAGTGACTGCTGTGACTCTGGGGGTCAACACAAGCTCAGAGGGAAACGCCCAGGCCCCTGACCTCATTGAGACCCCTGTGCCAAGCCACATCCTTTGGGAAACTCAAACCCTGGGCACCCAGACCTCTGATAGGACCTCAGTCCCAGTTGGTACCATCCAAGAAGCAGAGACCAgggaaaccaaaaccaaaattcCAGTAACAGAGACCAGGGCTCTCACAAAAATAACACCTTCCAAGTTTATGGCTGTGATCACCACTCCTAGGGAGACATCAGCCACAAGTGACAGCCCCTCAGGAACCGGAATGACCACAGTTGAAACTCTTATAGGTAGTGATCTCTCGGAAGCCATCTTTGACACTCTTTCTACTGATGACAGCTCTGAAGAGGCAAAAAGGATCCCAAGTGACACCTGGACATTGGCTTGCACCTCCACAGAAACCAGGGCCCTGGCCTTGGAGAGGAACTCAGTTCCACCCATCATCACCTCTCAAACCCTGGATCCTGATATCACTGCTATTCCTAAGGCCTTGGTTGCCTACACCATCACCGACATTGAGATTACCAATTGCAGCGttatagaaatggaaacaactgcCATCATCCCTAGGACCTCAGACATAGATCACAGCCCCACAGGAGGAAAGACCTCATCCAACCCTGAGACGTCAGTTTTGCCTGACTTCACTGAAGCAGAACCACACCTCACCAGGACCACAACCTCTTCTGAGACCGTGTCAACAGCCAGTGTCACAGAATCCACCAGACCTGATACCACAGTTGAGACCCTACTCACTGCCAATATTACCACAGTAGGGGAAACAACGGCAGCCAAGGCCACAACCCCCAGTGGAACTTTGGTGACAGTCAGCATAAACCCCTTGGAAGAAACCTCAGCCCTCTCTGTTGAGACAACAAGCCACACCCAGGTCTCAGGAGGAGTTACAATCTCCACAGGGGCTGGATCAACAGTGAGCAAGGCAACTTCCCCTGCTGGGTCCTCAGCTACTGTCTACAACCTCTCTGAAGTAGGCACCATCAAGCACTTCACCCCCTCAGAGACTTCTGCCACAGAGAGCACAACCAGTGGGCCTGTCCCCATCAGCAGGAGCCCTCTCTCTTCTGTCCATCTGACCGTGGTCAACAGCAGCCAAGAAACAGACATCACTTTAGCCAAGACCACAGCCTCAGCAAAGACCTCGACGGCAGCCAGCATGGCCGGAGGGAAGCCCCCAACAGCCATGCCGACCACTGTGAGGAAAAGGTGGCCCACAGAAGTTACTGCAG gtggggagggaggcttcCTCCTCCTGCGACTGGGTGTGGCCTCCCCAGAAGACCTCACTGACCCCAGAGTCGCAGAGAGGCTGATGCACCAG CTCCGCCATGAACTGCAGGCGCATATGCCTCCCATCCAAGTGTCCCTGCTGCGTGTCAGGAGAGACTAA
- the MUC20 gene encoding mucin-20 isoform X1, translating to MGSLCGLALTLFFCCWEAGASRSSAGPHTLRPGSLGTMNHTEVTAVTLGVNTSSEGNAQAPDLIETPVPSHILWETQTLGTQTSDRTSVPVGTIQEAETRETKTKIPVTETRALTKITPSKFMAVITTPRETSATSDSPSGTGMTTVETLIGSDLSEAIFDTLSTDDSSEEAKRIPSDTWTLACTSTETRALALERNSVPPIITSQTLDPDITAIPKALVAYTITDIEITNCSVIEMETTAIIPRTSDIDHSPTGGKTSSNPETSVLPDFTEAEPHLTRTTTSSETVSTASVTESTRPDTTVETLLTANITTVGETTAAKATTPSGTLVTVSINPLEETSALSVETTSHTQVSGGVTISTGAGSTVSKATSPAGSSATVYNLSEVGTIKHFTPSETSATESTTSGPVPISRSPLSSVHLTVVNSSQETDITLAKTTASAKTSTAASMAGGKPPTAMPTTVRKRWPTEVTAGGEGGFLLLRLGVASPEDLTDPRVAERLMHQLRHELQAHMPPIQVSLLRVRRD from the exons GCCCTCACACCCTCAGACCAGGTTCTTTGGGGACAATGAACCACACAGAAGTGACTGCTGTGACTCTGGGGGTCAACACAAGCTCAGAGGGAAACGCCCAGGCCCCTGACCTCATTGAGACCCCTGTGCCAAGCCACATCCTTTGGGAAACTCAAACCCTGGGCACCCAGACCTCTGATAGGACCTCAGTCCCAGTTGGTACCATCCAAGAAGCAGAGACCAgggaaaccaaaaccaaaattcCAGTAACAGAGACCAGGGCTCTCACAAAAATAACACCTTCCAAGTTTATGGCTGTGATCACCACTCCTAGGGAGACATCAGCCACAAGTGACAGCCCCTCAGGAACCGGAATGACCACAGTTGAAACTCTTATAGGTAGTGATCTCTCGGAAGCCATCTTTGACACTCTTTCTACTGATGACAGCTCTGAAGAGGCAAAAAGGATCCCAAGTGACACCTGGACATTGGCTTGCACCTCCACAGAAACCAGGGCCCTGGCCTTGGAGAGGAACTCAGTTCCACCCATCATCACCTCTCAAACCCTGGATCCTGATATCACTGCTATTCCTAAGGCCTTGGTTGCCTACACCATCACCGACATTGAGATTACCAATTGCAGCGttatagaaatggaaacaactgcCATCATCCCTAGGACCTCAGACATAGATCACAGCCCCACAGGAGGAAAGACCTCATCCAACCCTGAGACGTCAGTTTTGCCTGACTTCACTGAAGCAGAACCACACCTCACCAGGACCACAACCTCTTCTGAGACCGTGTCAACAGCCAGTGTCACAGAATCCACCAGACCTGATACCACAGTTGAGACCCTACTCACTGCCAATATTACCACAGTAGGGGAAACAACGGCAGCCAAGGCCACAACCCCCAGTGGAACTTTGGTGACAGTCAGCATAAACCCCTTGGAAGAAACCTCAGCCCTCTCTGTTGAGACAACAAGCCACACCCAGGTCTCAGGAGGAGTTACAATCTCCACAGGGGCTGGATCAACAGTGAGCAAGGCAACTTCCCCTGCTGGGTCCTCAGCTACTGTCTACAACCTCTCTGAAGTAGGCACCATCAAGCACTTCACCCCCTCAGAGACTTCTGCCACAGAGAGCACAACCAGTGGGCCTGTCCCCATCAGCAGGAGCCCTCTCTCTTCTGTCCATCTGACCGTGGTCAACAGCAGCCAAGAAACAGACATCACTTTAGCCAAGACCACAGCCTCAGCAAAGACCTCGACGGCAGCCAGCATGGCCGGAGGGAAGCCCCCAACAGCCATGCCGACCACTGTGAGGAAAAGGTGGCCCACAGAAGTTACTGCAG gtggggagggaggcttcCTCCTCCTGCGACTGGGTGTGGCCTCCCCAGAAGACCTCACTGACCCCAGAGTCGCAGAGAGGCTGATGCACCAG CTCCGCCATGAACTGCAGGCGCATATGCCTCCCATCCAAGTGTCCCTGCTGCGTGTCAGGAGAGACTAA